From Rutidosis leptorrhynchoides isolate AG116_Rl617_1_P2 chromosome 3, CSIRO_AGI_Rlap_v1, whole genome shotgun sequence, a single genomic window includes:
- the LOC139901932 gene encoding uncharacterized protein, translated as MIDVVDEHEEFMNELLRKLNGDEQVSDPFKAIVAVESFPIHDDKTNWRMKKPILSEKYVNAKQFKDCLTYYALVNGFSLWYHRSSENEVIAKCGQRPLRLKNPDAGTLGFYCIIFMKYNRYPSVGKGDEPKCSLRCFGRKMKTEDSFQVVSLVDEHTCVRSFRFRSLINYKWIGKEFGDKIWANPNIRLVDIADLVLKKYKCSVTLNQCSKATTWALSEYDKSIQQHYALLRSYGDELLTSNPGSTVKIGVTQNPDGKVYFDRFYVCLNGLKKGWKRGCRRIIALDGCFLKKPNQGELLTAIGRDGNNHIYPIAWAVVSVENKDNWTWFLELLAGDLEINGGVGITLMSDQHKGLIEAVKDVMPYAEHRQCARHIYENFRKKYSGVEFRNLFWAASKASYPVLFDTIMDRIRAANPNAATYLIERNPKSWSRAFFETNRGCRMWQLSGLPCPHACSAIFAMGKSPKDYIPAWFRKDMYIGTYSTYLRPAGGISCWVPNNLNKPLPPQPKKMPGMPKRKRRRAAHESGSGVRIPKTGVVMTCQLCHEEGHNKRGCKNVPKDKPVKVSKPLVRPRKDGRPSGAQSGVGASNTAAGSHV; from the exons atgaTAGATGTAGTGGATGAGCATGAGGAGTTTATGAATGAACTTTTGAGGAAGTTAAATGGTGATGAACAAGTTAGTGATCCTTTTAAAGCTATTGTAGCAGTTGAAAGCTTTCCAATCCACGATGACAAAACCAATTGGAGAATGAAGAAACCAATATTGAGTGAGAAGTATGTTAATGCAAAACAGTTTAAGGATTGTTTAACATATTATGCCCTAGTAAATGGTTTCTCATTATGGTACCATAGGAGTAGTGAAAATGAAGTCATTGCAAAGTGTGGCCAAAGACCACTTAGATTGAAAAATCCAGATGCAGGTACTCTAGGTTTTTACTGTATTATATTCAT gaagtacAACAGGTATCCTAGTGTGGGTAAGGGTGATGAACCAAAATGTTCTTTGAGGTGCTTTGGTAGAAAGATGAAAACTGAAGATTCATTCCAGGTTGTATCCTTAGTTGATGAACATACTTGCGTTAGAAGTTTTAGGTTTAGAAGCTTAATAAATTACAAGTGGATAGGGAAAGAGTTTGGTGACAAAATTTGGGCAAATCCAAATATTAGATTAGTGGACATTGCTGATTTGGTTCTTAAAAAGTATAAATGCTCAGTTACCCTCAATCAGTGTAGTAAGGCAACGACATGGGCATTATCTGAGTATGATAAGTCCATACAACAACATTATGCCCTGTTAAGGTCTTATGGTGATGAATTGTTAACCAGCAACCCAGGATCAACAGTTAAAATTGGAGTAACTCAAAACCCTGATGGAAAAGTATATTTTGATAGGTTTTATGTGTGTTTGAATGGACTGAAAAAAGGTTGGAAGAGAGGTTGTAGGAGGATAATAGCTTTAGAtggttgttttttgaaaaaacctaATCAAGGAGAGTTGCTGACTGCAATTGGAAGAGATGGAAATAACCATATTTACCCTATTGCTTGGGCTGTTGTGAGTGTGGAAAACAAAGATAACTGGACATGGTTCCTTGAGCTTCTAGCAGGTGATTTGGAAATTAATGGTGGTGTTGGAATAACCCTTATGTCTGATCAACATAAAGGGTTAATAGAAGCAGTGAAAGATGTAATGCCTTATGCTGAGCATAGACAATGTGCTCGGCACATTTATGAAAATTTTAGGAAAAAGTATAGTGGTGTTGAATTTAGGAATCTTTTCTGGGCAGCATCAAAAGCTTCATATCCTGTTTTGTTTGATACAATAATGGATAGAATTAGGGCTGCTAACCCAAATGCAGCTACTTACTTAATTGAAAGAAATCCAAAAAGTTGGTCAAGGGCTTTCTTTGAAACAAACAGAGG TTGTAGGATGTGGCAATTATCTGGTTTACCATGTCCCCATGCTTGTTCAGCTATTTTTGCTATGGGTAAGTCTCCAAAAGATTATATTCCAGCATGGTTCAGAAAAGATATGTATATTGGGACATACAGTACATATCTTAGACCAGCTGGTGGAATATCATGTTGGGTTCCAAATAACTTGAACAAACCCCTACCACCACAACCTAAAAAAATGCCTGGAATGCCTAAAAGAAAGAGGAGAAGAGCTGCACATGAAAGTGGTAGTGGAGTTAGAATACCAAAAACAGGTGTTGTTATGACATGTCAACTATGTCATGAAGAAGGGCATAACAAAAGAGGCTGCAAAAATGTTCCAAAGGACAAACCTGTTAAGGTATCTAAACCTCTTGTAAGGCCAAGGAAAGATGGCAGGCCAAGTGGTGCTCAGTCTGGTGTTGGTGCATCTAATACAGCTGCTGGATCTCATGTGTAG